A single genomic interval of Corylus avellana chromosome ca10, CavTom2PMs-1.0 harbors:
- the LOC132163461 gene encoding scarecrow-like protein 34, whose amino-acid sequence MDPKFSGLPDSINNVLVADDHAFSPNSNQYPDLLNEYTFNLPSPDFSFLETSLLSPDLGHTDFAPPITVDPAAQPYAPSAGDSMSTPYVGKIPGVDSTSDDTEFSETVLKYIGQILTEDNIEDKPCLFYDPLGLKVTENSFYDALGQKYPPSPNIHQEEPTYINLNLGRTDDVFSAGTGGDYGTNSGSSTSNSTDPQWVSDVGEYKSSFSQVVVPGDYVFQSNLQPTSGSQFLANQSNSVTNIDDGMELLAHNIFTDSESVLQFRRGLEEASKFLPRGNQLVVDSGTSMVSPELKGEVQKVELKGEKGERENLPDGLRGRKNHEREDVDVEEGRRNKQSVVYVEDSELTEMFDKVLLSTKTLSLLYGNNDNESVHNEASKASQPNAQLQRVSGGKSRAKKQGKKRETVDLRTLLIQCAQAVSAGDIRTANELLKQIRQHSSPYGDGSHRLAHFFANGLEARLAGNGTGTQIFYSSLISKRILVFEILKAYKVNLSVSPFMRASLFFATKMIRKVAEKATSLHIIDFGIEYGFHWPLLIHKLSKKAGGPPKLRITGIELPQPGFRPTESIEETGRRLANYCERFNVPFEYHALASQNWETIQIEELKIDRNEMIVVNCMYRFKNLLDEIVEETNPRNAVLNLIRRINPEFFVHSIVNGAYNAPFFVTRFREALYHFSALYDIFDVTLPRENQQRLMFEREFLGREAMNVVACEGLERVERPETYKQWEVRTIRAGFRQLPLDQEVISLFRSKLKKWYHKDFVLDEDNHWMLQGWKGRIVYACSCWVPN is encoded by the coding sequence ATGGATCCTAAGTTTTCTGGGTTGCCTGATTCCATAAACAATGTCTTGGTAGCTGATGACCATGCCTTTTCACCCAATTCCAATCAATACCCAGATCTTTTAAACGAGTACACATTCAATTTGCCCTCCCCTGATTTTAGCTTCCTTGAAACTTCTTTGCTTTCACCTGACCTGGGTCACACTGATTTCGCGCCGCCGATAACTGTGGACCCCGCAGCACAGCCATATGCTCCGTCCGCTGGCGATAGCATGAGCACACCGTATGTGGGTAAGATTCCGGGGGTAGACTCGACCTCGGACGACACTGAGTTCTCGGAAACGGTTCTCAAGTACATAGGCCAGATACTCACGGAAGATAACATAGAGGACAAGCCCTGCCTGTTTTACGACCCTTTGGGTCTAAAAGTCACCGAGAATTCCTTCTATGATGCTCTCGGTCAGAAATACCCTCCTTCCCCCAATATACACCAGGAAGAACCAACTTATATCAATCTCAACTTGGGAAGGACGGATGATGTTTTTTCTGCAGGCACTGGTGGTGATTATGGTACTAATAGTGGTTCTAGCACTAGCAATAGTACTGATCCACAGTGGGTCAGTGATGTTGGGGAGTACAAGTCGTCTTTTTCGCAAGTTGTTGTTCCTGGTGACTATGTTTTCCAGTCCAATTTGCAGCCCACTAGTGGATCACAGTTTTTAGCCAATCAGTCGAACAGCGTGACTAATATCGATGATGGCATGGAGCTTTTGGCTCATAACATTTTTACTGATAGTGAATCTGTGTTGCAATTTAGGAGAGGGTTAGAAGAAGCTAGTAAGTTCCTTCCTAGGGGTAATCAGTTGGTGGTTGATTCGGGGACTAGCATGGTATCACCAGAGTTGAAGGGAGAGGTTCAAAAGGTGGAACTCAAGGGAGAgaagggtgagagagagaatttacCAGATGGGTTGAGGGGAAGGAAGAATCATGAGAGAGAAGATGTAGATGTAGAAGAGGGGAGGAGGAATAAGCAGTCTGTGGTTTATGTGGAAGACAGTGAATTAACAGAAATGTTTGATAAGGTGTTGCTTTCCACTAAAACACTTTCTCTACTATATGGTAACAATGACAATGAATCCGTGCATAATGAAGCAAGCAAGGCCTCACAGCCAAATGCACAGCTGCAAAGAGTTAGTGGTGGGAAGAGCCGTGCTAAGAAACAGGGCAAAAAGAGGGAAACGGTAGATTTGAGGACTCTTTTGATTCAATGTGCACAAGCTGTCTCAGCAGGTGACATTAGAACTGCAAATGAGTTACTGAAGCAGATTAGGCAGCACTCTTCCCCTTATGGTGATGGGTCTCATAGGTTGGCCCATTTCTTTGCTAATGGCCTTGAGGCACGCTTGGCTGGCAATGGCACtggaactcaaattttttatagttcCTTAATTTCCAAAAggattttagtttttgaaatatTGAAAGCTTACAAAGTTAATCTTTCAGTCTCCCCTTTCATGAGGGCCTCGCTATTCTTTGCAACAAAAATGATTCGTAAAGTAGCAGAGAAAGCTACAAGTCTTCATATTATAGACTTCGGTATCGAATATGGTTTCCATTGGCCACTTCTAATCCATAAGCTCTCAAAAAAAGCTGGAGGACCTCCCAAGCTACGTATTACAGGGATAGAACTTCCCCAACCCGGATTCCGTCCCACAGAGAGTATTGAGGAGACCGGTCGTCGCCTGGCTAATTATTGTGAGCGGTTTAATGTTCCATTTGAGTACCATGCTCTAGCATCACAGAACTGGGAGACTATCCAAATTGAGGAGCTCAAGATTGATAGAAATGAGATGATTGTTGTGAACTGTATGTACCGGTTTAAGAATCTACTTGATGAGATAGTTGAAGAGACTAATCCACGCAATGCGGTTTTGAATTTAATCAGGAGGATAAATCCTGAATTTTTTGTCCATTCTATTGTTAATGGAGCCTACAATGCCCCCTTCTTCGTCACACGGTTCCGAGAAGCACTCTACCACTTCTCGGCATTGTATGACATATTTGATGTTACTTTACCCCGTGAGAACCAACAAAGGTTGATGTTTGAGAGAGAGTTCCTTGGGAGGGAGGCTATGAATGTTGTAGCATGTGAGGGCTTAGAGAGGGTTGAGAGGCCCGAGACTTACAAGCAGTGGGAGGTCCGGACTATAAGGGCTGGTTTCCGGCAGCTCCCATTGGACCAAGAGGTGATTTCCTTGTTCAGGTCTAAGTTGAAGAAATGGTACCACAAGGATTTTGTGCTTGATGAAGACAACCACTGGATGCTTCAGGGATGGAAGGGCCGTATTGTCTATGCTTGCTCTTGTTGGGTGCCGAATTAG